GGGCGGCGGCGAAGCAACTCTTCCCGCTGTAACAACGCTCGGGAAAGCGCGCCCTTCGGAACTGTCCCGTCCGAACTGAGCCGCTGGGAGAACCTGTACGCCAGCGCCCGGATCGGCTGGTCGGGCATCAGCTCGCTCTTTGAAGCGGGCTGAGCCTGTTGGCAGCCTTGGGCAAGAAGGCAGCCGACGAGGGCCAAAGGGAACATTGCGTTGACGAAAAAGCGGCGGTGCAAGGGGATCATCATTGCATTGACCTAACTCAAGAGCTTTCTTTCAGACTACACCAGAATCCTGGAATTCGAACAAGGAAATCGCTCAGCGCCCGAGTTCTCGTGGGAAGTTGCTCCCACTAGAATCTTTGCTGCCCCGTTCCATCGTATAGGCTTTGCGGGGAGCCGCGCCTTCCCGGAGAATCGTTATGAACAATGCACCGAATTCGTCGTTGGAAGCCCGTTTGAATCAGCTTGAGACCTCGCATCGGGCGCTCGAAGGGCGCTATCGAAGAATGAAGCTGGCCCTCGGCCTTGCCGTCTCGCCTGTACTTCTAGGTGGACTTCTCGCCGCCTCAGGATGGATGAACCCAGGGCAAGCTGCGACCGAGGTCGCCGCAAAGAGATTCAGCTTGGTGGGTGACGACGGAAAGGAACTGGCTGCGATGGAGTTGACGTCTGATGGGCTTCCTTCCGTGACGCTGCGCGACAAGTCGGGGGGCATCAAGGCACGGTTTGCGGTGGCCTCGAACGGGCTGGCGAACGTCTGGATGTTCGGCGAAGAAGGCAAGGTTCGCGCTCAATTCGGCTTCGACACAAAGGGCCCCGCTATGTGGCTGTTCGACAAGGAAGGTACGGGACGGTTGGTCGCAGGATTCTCCGAAGGAGATTTGCCGGGAATGTGGCTCGACGATAAAGAAGGGCAACCGGTCAGCAGATGGGTCCAAAATGCCTCCGGCTTTGCGTCGCTCGAAATGCTCGGAACCGAGGGGCTTCGGCAGTCGGTGCTGGGCTTGGACGACGAGAACCGGCCGATGCTTTGGCTTTATGACGAGCGGGGCGTGGGGAGGGCGATTTTGGGGTTCACGCTTTACGGTAACCCTGGGCTGTGGCTCGACGACCCGCAAAAGAAGACGCGGGCTTCCTTGGCGATGGGCGTAACGGGCGACTGCTCCTTCGACCTGCTCGATGCCAGCGGAACCTCCCGCGCAACGTTGTCGGGCGAAGAGGGCAAGGAGCAGCTCACGCTTCGCAACAAGAGCGGAGAGACGCTGTTTACGACCGTGAAGTGAAGGTAAGGCGTCAGTCCTCGCCGCCGTTCCTCGACTCGGGCTTCATCATCGGGAAGAGCACGGCTTCACGGATGGAGTCCGCGCCGGTGAGGGTCATGACGAGCCGGTCGATCCCGATACCGCACCCCCCGGTCGGAGGCATACCGCACTCCAGCGCGTAAATGTACTCCTCGTCCATCGGGTGCGATTCCTCGTCCCCACGCTCGGCTTGGCGTTGCTGCATCTCGAACCGCTCGCGCTGGTCGATCGGGTCGTTGATCTCAGAGAACGCGTTAGCGACCTCGCGACCCCCTATGTACGCCTCGAATCGGCGCGTGATTCGGGGGTTGTGGGGGTCCTTCTTGGCGAGCGGCGAGGTCTCGATGGGATATCCGACGACGAATGTGGGTTCGATCAGGGTGGGCTCGACGAACACCTCGAGGAGCTTTTCGATGAGTCCGCCCAGATGGTGCTCCTCGTCTGCAATGATCCGCTTTCCGTTTTGAGGGTTGACGACCTTCCTATCCCCCAGCGCGTCCTTCGCCTTGTCCAGCGACGATAGGTCGGCTGCAGTAAGTCCCGTGTGCCGCTCGATTTCGGTGAGCAGGTCCACCCGCGCCCAAGGTTTGGAGAAGTCCAGCAATTGGCCGGGGCTTGAATCGGCATCCGTCGCGGGGTCCGAAAGCCGGCACAGCGAGCTCCCGTAGACCTGCTCGACGACGAACCGGAACAGCCCCTCCACATGCCCCATCACGTCTTCGAGGTTTGCGTACGCCTCGTACCACTCGAGCAGCGTGAACTCGGGGTTGTGGCGGTTCGAGACGCCCTCGTTCCGAAACACCTTTCCGATCTCGAACACCTTCGGCAGATCGCCGCAGATCAGCCGCTTCAAATAGAGTTCGAGCGAGATTCGGAGCTTGACGTCGATGTCGTACGCGTTGTAATGCGTCAGAAACGGGCGCGCCGCCGCTCCGCCCGCCACGATCTGAAGCATTGGAGTCTCGACCTCGATGTATCCTTGCTTGTCGAAGTACTTGCGGACGGCCGACACCATCTTGCTTCGAGTAACGAGCCTGTCTCGAACGGGCTTGTTGGCGATGAGGTCCAGGTGCCGATGCCGGTAGCGCGCCTCGATGTCTTCGAGCGCGTACCATTGCTGGCCGTCCTTCTCCTTGCCGATCGGCAGGGCGTGGAGGCACTTACTGAGTGGCTTGAATTCACGGACATGGATCGACCGCTCGCCGGTGCGGGTTCGAAACAGAAATCCCTGCACTCCAACATGGTCGCCGATGTCGAGCAAGGTGTACGCCTCCCACGCCTCCTCGCTGAGGTCATCTTTGCGGAAGTAGGCCTGGATCTTTCCTTCTCCATCCGAAAGATGGGCGAATCCCGCCTTGCCCATCAGCCGATAGCTTACGATCCTGCCGGCAAACGCGACGTCCGGTGCCTCGGATTCGGCAAAGTCCCCCTCGGAAGGAAACAGTTGCAGAAGATCGTCGGCAGAGCCTGTTGAGTCAAACCGCTCGACCGCATACGGGTCGAGCCCCAACTCGCGAAGCCGCTCCAGCTTCTGAAGGCGAACCTCTCTCAAGGACAACTCTTCGGTCATTCGAAGTAAGCATTCTACTTGACTTCCTCGGGGGGCGGGCCTGAGTGACGGACCGCCGAGAGGGACCAACGGCCCGCTTGGAGTCTGCGAAGTCAAAGGAACGCTTGACAGCTTGATACCGGGCGCGTCATACTACGCCCAGGCACAACGAGGCGAGGCCTTTGCGTGTCGAATATCGGTCGAGGAGGCTGGGAGCCGGAGGATTCTGAGAACGATTAGGGAGTCGGAATCGAGAAATGGGAGGCCCCCTGCCGGCAGGTAGCGGGGTTTTTTGGTGTCTTCCCGCGAGCGCCGACCGCGTTCGACGCAGGGTCCGCGTGCCGCAAAGGACAAGAGAATCGTATGCCAACAGTCAATCAACTGGTGCGGAAAGGGCGCAGGACGCCCAAGGTGAAGTCGAAGTCGCCGGCGCTCAAGGGCAACCCCCAGCGCAGGGGCGTCTGCACGATCGTACGAACGATGACGCCCAAGAAGCCCAATTCGGCTCTCCGCAAGGTGGCGCGCGTCCGATTGACGAATGGCGTCGAAGTCACGGCCTATATCCCCGGAATCGGCCACAACCTTCAGGAGCACTCGGTGGTCCTCGTTCGAGGAGGCCGTGTGAAGGACCTTCCCGGCGTGCGATACCACATCATCCGCGGTACACAGCAGACTGCCGGCACGAACAACCGAATGCAGGGTCGCAGCAAATACGGCGCCAAGCGGCCGAAGGCGGCGAAGTAAGGAGCGAGCGATGCCGAGAAAAGGTCCAGTTTCCAAGCGAAGAATTCTTCCCGATCCCGTGTATGGCAGCGAACTTGCGCAGCGGTTCATCAACCGGATGATGCTCGACGGCAAGAAGTCCGTGTCTGAGAGGATTTTCTACTCAGCGATGGCCAACCTCGAACAGAAGACCGGAGAACCCGCGATCGAGGTGTTCGAGCGCGCCATGCAGAACGTGATGCCGAATGTCGAAGTGCGCCCTCGACGCGTGGGCGGCCAGACGTACCAAGTCCCGATGGACGTACGGCCTGAGCGCCGACGCGCCCTCGCATTGCGTTGGCTCATCGAGTCTGCTCGGAAGCGGTCGGGCAACACGATGGTCGACAGGCTGACGTCTGAACTGCTCGACGCCGCCAACGGCACGGGCGTTGCGGTCAAGAAGCGCGAGGACACCCATCGCATGGCCGATGCGAACAAGGCGTTCTCGCACTATAGGTTCTAAGGAAGGAACTTATGGCACGGACGCATCCCCTCGAACGCATACGCAACATCGGTATTGCCGCTCATATCGACGCGGGCAAGACCACGACGACCGAGCGGATCCTCTATTACACGGGTCGCCAACATAAGATGGGCGAGGTTCACGAGGGCTCGGCGACGATGGACTGGATGGAGCAAGAGCAAGAGCGGGGAATCACCATCACCTCCGCCGCGACGACTTGCTACTGGAAGGGAACCAACGGTGACCGAGAGGATCACCGCATCAACATCATCGATACGCCCGGACACGTCGACTTTACCGTCGAAGTCGAACGCTCGCTACGCGTGCTCGATGGCGTCGTAGCCGTATTCTGCGCTGTCGGTGGAGTCCAGCCCCAATCAGAGACCGTCTGGCGGCAGGCGAACAAGTACAGCGTCCCCCGGATCATCTACGTGAACAAGATGGACCGCCTTGGGGCCAACTTCTTCGACGTGGTCGATAAGATTCGCAAGCGATTGGGTTCGAATGCCGCTCCTATCCAAGTGCCTTGGGGCGCGGAGAGCGATTACAAAGGGTACGTTGACCTTATCACCATGAAGGCGACGAAGTACACCTCCGACGACGGCAAGCAATTCGAGGAAATCGACTGCCCGCCGGAGTTAGTGGAACTCGCCGCCGAGTGGCGCGAGAAGATGATCGAGTCGATCGCCGACTTCGACGATTCCATCATGGAGACCTTCCTCGAAGGGGGAGAGATCAACGAAGCCGACCTCCGATCCGCGCTGCGCAAGGGCACCATCGCCGGAAACGTCGTGCCCGTCCTAAGCGGATCGAGCTTCAAGAACAAGGGCGTTCAGGCGATGCTCGATGCCATTGTCGATTTTCTGCCATCGCCGCTCGACGTTGGTGCCGTTCATGGCGTCGACCCCAAAACCGAGCAAGAAGTCCTGCGGAACCCGAGCGATACGGAACCGTTCTGTGCGCTGGCGTTCAAAATCATGAGCGACAAGTACGTTGGCAGGCTGACGTACCTGCGCGTGTACTCCGGATTGCTCAAAAAGGGAAGTACCGTGCTCGTTTGCTACCGCGACCCGCAGACCAACGAGTTCCGGAGCCGTTCGGAGCGCGTGGGCCGCATCCTTCAAATGCACGCCAACCACCGAGAGGACCTCGATGAGGCGGACGCAGGCTCGATCGTAGGCGTTATCGGCCTCAACGACGTGCATACGGGTCAAACGGTTTGCCAAGAGGGCAAAGCCGTGGTATTGGAGGCCATCCGCTTCCCGGAACCTGTCATTCAGATCGCCATCGAACCGAAAAGCCGCGCCGACCAGGAGAAGCTGGCGACCTCGCTCCTCCGTCTGGCCCAAGAAGACCCGACGTTTCGGATGCACACCGACCCAGAGAGCGGCCAGACCATCATTTCCGGCATGGGCGAACTCCACCTCGAAATCATTGTGGACCGGCTGAGCCGTGAGTTTGGAGTCCAAGCGAATCAGGGCAAGCCGCAAGTCGCCTACCGCGAAACTGTCCGGGTCAAGAGCAAGGCCGAAGGGCGCTTCGTTCGGCAAACGGGCGGCTCGGGCCAATATGGCCACTGCTGGCTTGAGTTGGAGCCGCTGCCGCCTGGATCGGGGATTCAATTCGAGAACAAGGTCGTCGGCGGAGCGGTCCCGAAGGAGTTCATTCCTGCGATCGAGAAGGGCGTGCGCGAAGCGGCGCAATCCGGCATTATGGCGGGCTATCCCGTCGTCGACGTAAAGATCTCGGTCGTGGATGGAAGCTATCACGAGGTCGACTCCAACGAGAACGCGTTCCGGCAGGCAGGCGTGCTGGGATTCCGAGAGGCGATGAAGAAGGCGAATCCTGTCCTCAAGGAGCCGATCATGCACGTCGAAGTGACGACTCCGGAAGCGAACGTAGGAGATGTAGTCGGCGACATTAACAGCCGCCGAGGACGAATTGAGGGCATGGAACCAGGCATGGGCGGGGTCACCGTCATCAATGCCCACGTGCCGCTCGCAGAGATGTTCGGGTATGTTACTACGCTGCGGTCTTTGACGCAAGGACGAGCGACGCCGAACGTAACACCCTCGCATTACGAGGAGGTTCCGCAGGGAATCGCGGCGGAAATCGTTGCGAAAGCCCAGGGCGGAAGATAGGTTCCCCCACAACCGATACGGCGCCCTCTGTGCCGGACACCTCGCAATCGTTTTCTTTTTGTATATTCGGAATGGCCCTCCGGCGCGTTATAGTGGTATCGGATCGTTGGTCTGGAGTCGAACGTGCGCCAACTGCCGAGACGCCAAAAGGGGACCCTAGGGATGACTCTCATTGAAGTCATCTGCGTCGTGGGGATTGTCGCTTCCCTCGCTGCCCTCATGTTTCCGACGTTTGCAAGCAGCAGGCGCGCTGCTCAAGTCGGGGTGTGCCTGTCGAACCTACAGCAGTGTGATCGTGCCCTTAAGCTCTATAGCATCGACTTCGACGACATGGTGCCCCGAGGGAAGGATTGCGTGGACCTGCAGATTCCAGAGGTCCATCCCGCTTCCATTCGCCCAGAGATTCGAGCCATCCCTCTGCTGACCGATTTGACAGGGCCCTATCTTCAGAAGCGGGAGGTCTGGCGATGCCCGCTGGATTCCGGGACGTTGGCCCTCGATACCGCGCCGCACATGGCGTTTCCCAACCATCCTTCGCTGTTCGAATCGTGCGGAATGTCGTACTCGTTCATCACTAGCTTGGGCCTAGGCGCTAGTTGGACCTCGATCGAGCGGCTCAGCGAGCAGATGATCCTAGCCGACCAAGCGGGGCATTGGCATCCGGGTTCGCAAGCGCTCGATCCGCGAATGATGATCGGGGACCACATGACGCTCTGGCAAACCTACCGCTACAACATTGCCTACTTCGACGGGCATGTGGCCCAGAATCGTACGTACACGCAGCACCGCGATGCCTGGGGGCGCTCCCGATGAGGTCGTTTGGCATGGCGCGCTGGGCGATTGTCGCCCTTCTTGTCGCCGCGGCCACCGCGAAGTTCGTCGATTTCGACGAAGCGATCGCTTCGATTGACCAGACCGATCTCCTGCCGGTCAAAGGTCAGAGGGCATTTCTTGCGGCCTTGATCAGCGTTGAGTTTCTGGCGGCCTTGCTGCTTACCCTATCAAGGTCCAGGTGGTTGTACCTTGGCCTTGGCGCGTTGTTCGCGGCTTTTGCTGGGTATTCAGCGCTCAGGTTTCGATTGGGCCTACATGTCCCATGCTCCTGCTTCGGAGCTTTCGTCAAGATGCCTGCTTGGGCTTCGTTCTTGCTGAGCACCGCGATTTGTCAAGTTTCTTTCAGCATGTTCTGGAAACAAAAACCCTATACGGAGAACCTATCATGATCAAGTCCCTCACACTCGTCCTATTGGCGGTTGTCTTCGGCTCCGCCACGGTCGCCACTCGGAAACCTGACCTTGAACCAGGCACGATCGATGCCAGAGTCGCCATCGGCTCGGGCTCGACATGCCGAATCGGTTGTAACGACTGGCCAACGAGTCAGTGCGTCAACCACTGGCATATGATTAACGGAGTTCCTCACTTCGACTATTCTGAGTTGACAACTCGAAACCCTCACTTGGAGTGCGGATGGGCCTGGGGACAAGACACGTGCGTGCCCTTGCCAGATACCTTGTGCATAATGATACAACGCTTCATGGAGTATGATTGCGCTGGCGAGTATTACGATCAGGACATAACCACCACAAGTACTTGTGAACTCCCCGGCAGCGGAGGATAGCAGAATGCGGCTCGCTGCAGTATTGCTCGGTTGGATCGTTTTCGTCTGCATTGCCAGCGCAGACCTTCGCCAGGAAATCGCATCGAACCTCAGGCTGGGTAGAACGCAAGTCGAAGGTTGGGAGCTCAAGTGCCTGATTGGGAAACCAGAGGAGCCCAATTATGGCTACTGGACTGCCGGTTTCCACGAAGGGGCGAACTTCCTGAAGATCACACGGAACCACACGAACAAGGCCGGGGTCACAAATCCCCTT
The genomic region above belongs to Candidatus Nitrosymbiomonas proteolyticus and contains:
- a CDS encoding lysine--tRNA ligase produces the protein MTEELSLREVRLQKLERLRELGLDPYAVERFDSTGSADDLLQLFPSEGDFAESEAPDVAFAGRIVSYRLMGKAGFAHLSDGEGKIQAYFRKDDLSEEAWEAYTLLDIGDHVGVQGFLFRTRTGERSIHVREFKPLSKCLHALPIGKEKDGQQWYALEDIEARYRHRHLDLIANKPVRDRLVTRSKMVSAVRKYFDKQGYIEVETPMLQIVAGGAAARPFLTHYNAYDIDVKLRISLELYLKRLICGDLPKVFEIGKVFRNEGVSNRHNPEFTLLEWYEAYANLEDVMGHVEGLFRFVVEQVYGSSLCRLSDPATDADSSPGQLLDFSKPWARVDLLTEIERHTGLTAADLSSLDKAKDALGDRKVVNPQNGKRIIADEEHHLGGLIEKLLEVFVEPTLIEPTFVVGYPIETSPLAKKDPHNPRITRRFEAYIGGREVANAFSEINDPIDQRERFEMQQRQAERGDEESHPMDEEYIYALECGMPPTGGCGIGIDRLVMTLTGADSIREAVLFPMMKPESRNGGED
- a CDS encoding 30S ribosomal protein S12; translated protein: MPTVNQLVRKGRRTPKVKSKSPALKGNPQRRGVCTIVRTMTPKKPNSALRKVARVRLTNGVEVTAYIPGIGHNLQEHSVVLVRGGRVKDLPGVRYHIIRGTQQTAGTNNRMQGRSKYGAKRPKAAK
- a CDS encoding 30S ribosomal protein S7, which produces MPRKGPVSKRRILPDPVYGSELAQRFINRMMLDGKKSVSERIFYSAMANLEQKTGEPAIEVFERAMQNVMPNVEVRPRRVGGQTYQVPMDVRPERRRALALRWLIESARKRSGNTMVDRLTSELLDAANGTGVAVKKREDTHRMADANKAFSHYRF
- a CDS encoding elongation factor G yields the protein MARTHPLERIRNIGIAAHIDAGKTTTTERILYYTGRQHKMGEVHEGSATMDWMEQEQERGITITSAATTCYWKGTNGDREDHRINIIDTPGHVDFTVEVERSLRVLDGVVAVFCAVGGVQPQSETVWRQANKYSVPRIIYVNKMDRLGANFFDVVDKIRKRLGSNAAPIQVPWGAESDYKGYVDLITMKATKYTSDDGKQFEEIDCPPELVELAAEWREKMIESIADFDDSIMETFLEGGEINEADLRSALRKGTIAGNVVPVLSGSSFKNKGVQAMLDAIVDFLPSPLDVGAVHGVDPKTEQEVLRNPSDTEPFCALAFKIMSDKYVGRLTYLRVYSGLLKKGSTVLVCYRDPQTNEFRSRSERVGRILQMHANHREDLDEADAGSIVGVIGLNDVHTGQTVCQEGKAVVLEAIRFPEPVIQIAIEPKSRADQEKLATSLLRLAQEDPTFRMHTDPESGQTIISGMGELHLEIIVDRLSREFGVQANQGKPQVAYRETVRVKSKAEGRFVRQTGGSGQYGHCWLELEPLPPGSGIQFENKVVGGAVPKEFIPAIEKGVREAAQSGIMAGYPVVDVKISVVDGSYHEVDSNENAFRQAGVLGFREAMKKANPVLKEPIMHVEVTTPEANVGDVVGDINSRRGRIEGMEPGMGGVTVINAHVPLAEMFGYVTTLRSLTQGRATPNVTPSHYEEVPQGIAAEIVAKAQGGR
- a CDS encoding type II secretory pathway, pseudopilin PulG; translation: MRQLPRRQKGTLGMTLIEVICVVGIVASLAALMFPTFASSRRAAQVGVCLSNLQQCDRALKLYSIDFDDMVPRGKDCVDLQIPEVHPASIRPEIRAIPLLTDLTGPYLQKREVWRCPLDSGTLALDTAPHMAFPNHPSLFESCGMSYSFITSLGLGASWTSIERLSEQMILADQAGHWHPGSQALDPRMMIGDHMTLWQTYRYNIAYFDGHVAQNRTYTQHRDAWGRSR